In a genomic window of Polycladomyces abyssicola:
- a CDS encoding HNH endonuclease, whose protein sequence is MEKQPNKFTWHHHQEPGKMQLVHAEIHRATNSYR, encoded by the coding sequence ATGGAGAAACAGCCAAACAAATTCACATGGCATCATCATCAAGAACCAGGTAAAATGCAGTTAGTTCATGCTGAAATACATAGAGCCACTAACTCATACAGATGA
- a CDS encoding DUF4241 domain-containing protein: MGKISLFSGQIVACDPFVSPSTEPFVNKVVPGEYPVIINIVHYLDDDDERIGAAMIKIKESKVVRWEMALKKGQDPSTLEDDEVFGYTVDSGVGCFMDYETAQRYKKIFQENPHFHEFILEEMKRNYTDTRDWADIQIEPSGNMITFSSGLGDGYYPSYWGYDDENDICCFVTDFGLYEED, encoded by the coding sequence AATTGTTGCGTGTGATCCTTTCGTTTCGCCAAGCACCGAACCGTTTGTCAACAAAGTTGTTCCAGGTGAATATCCGGTAATCATCAATATTGTCCATTATCTGGATGATGACGACGAACGTATTGGAGCGGCGATGATTAAAATAAAAGAAAGTAAAGTTGTGCGATGGGAAATGGCTTTAAAGAAAGGACAAGATCCGAGTACTTTAGAAGACGATGAAGTTTTTGGTTATACGGTTGACAGCGGTGTAGGATGTTTTATGGACTATGAAACCGCACAAAGATATAAAAAAATATTTCAAGAAAATCCCCATTTTCATGAGTTTATTTTGGAAGAAATGAAAAGAAATTATACTGATACCCGAGATTGGGCGGATATTCAAATAGAACCGTCAGGTAACATGATAACCTTTTCAAGCGGGCTGGGTGACGGATATTATCCATCCTATTGGGGTTATGATGATGAAAATGATATTTGTTGTTTCGTAACGGATTTTGGTTTGTATGAAGAAGATTAA